From the Bacillota bacterium genome, one window contains:
- a CDS encoding MFS transporter translates to MNRSLIASGYLGFVTIGVASSIIAPTLPYIIDTYHINFAQAGSIFSFQFMGKVLAVLSIGLLADIFGKKSVIIFGALAMAAGLFAFSIAHVWGAALLLILLFGFGHGSIDLGFNAVFADAAREKRGGALSLLHVFFGIGALAAPLIAGFIMGKGAKWPPVYWVPSILAIMLMASVLPQKFPVPEAERPRLSDLRFVTSEPRFLILLLIMFFYGATEIGISGWIPAYLTKTMRSEPHMASLALSLFWAALTSGRLLVAMVIDRLGCERVLKILGTTSLGMSLLSIMAPNGGLAAFSFVILGFGLSGIFPTIIALGTGLSRGYSGTASGALIAASSLGGVAFPWLMGLAADAFGLRAGLGMACLAAGGLAIGSHAFANRHTKEHSVR, encoded by the coding sequence ATGAATCGCTCTCTAATCGCGTCAGGATATCTTGGCTTTGTCACTATCGGGGTGGCAAGCTCTATTATTGCGCCTACCCTTCCTTATATCATTGATACCTATCATATCAATTTCGCCCAAGCCGGGAGCATTTTCTCATTCCAGTTCATGGGGAAGGTGCTTGCCGTGCTTAGTATAGGTTTGCTTGCAGACATCTTCGGCAAGAAGTCTGTCATCATATTTGGAGCTCTAGCCATGGCTGCCGGGCTCTTTGCCTTTAGCATTGCCCATGTGTGGGGCGCAGCCTTACTTTTGATTCTTCTCTTCGGGTTCGGGCACGGAAGCATAGATCTGGGATTTAATGCGGTATTTGCCGATGCGGCGCGTGAAAAGCGCGGAGGCGCTCTGAGTCTCCTGCACGTGTTCTTTGGGATAGGGGCTTTAGCGGCGCCTCTTATTGCTGGCTTTATCATGGGGAAAGGTGCGAAGTGGCCGCCGGTCTATTGGGTACCATCGATTCTGGCTATAATGCTTATGGCCTCTGTGTTGCCCCAGAAGTTTCCAGTGCCGGAAGCTGAACGCCCGAGGCTCTCCGACCTTCGCTTTGTGACTTCAGAGCCTAGGTTCCTGATTTTGCTCCTTATCATGTTCTTCTATGGAGCTACGGAAATAGGCATATCGGGCTGGATTCCGGCTTATCTGACCAAGACGATGAGGTCTGAGCCTCACATGGCCTCGCTGGCACTTTCCCTTTTCTGGGCCGCTCTCACATCGGGCAGGCTCCTCGTCGCGATGGTCATTGATAGGCTGGGGTGCGAGCGAGTCTTAAAGATCCTTGGAACCACAAGTCTCGGAATGTCCCTCCTGTCCATCATGGCACCCAATGGCGGCCTCGCAGCCTTTAGTTTCGTCATTCTTGGCTTTGGCCTTTCCGGCATATTCCCGACCATAATCGCCCTTGGGACCGGGCTTTCACGAGGGTATTCCGGGACAGCGAGCGGAGCTCTGATCGCGGCCTCTTCCTTGGGCGGCGTGGCCTTTCCATGGCTCATGGGACTTGCGGCAGACGCCTTCGGCCTACGCGCCGGCCTCGGAATGGCTTGCCTTGCGGCTGGTGGTCTCGCCATTGGTTCGCATGCCTTTGCGAACAGACATACAAAAGAGCATTCTGTAAGGTAG
- a CDS encoding ABC transporter substrate-binding protein: protein MSMRKQSIAVGLILILTLLCFAGSAMAKKVTITYWTGWGGSELEDLKKIIDEFNKSNPRVQVETTTIFGAYEKLLTAIAGGRAPDVVSAVWASQLAALAHNGGIMPLDKYVSKSDKVKAGDFFPSLWKSFHYNGKLYGLAATTNTNFVAYNKAMFKEVGLDPAKPPEMLNELEAYAKKLTKWDTQKNITRLGYLPAGIWKWALVFGGDWYDEDKKQITADNPKNVEALKWLGKYWAEYGVDSLQKFTAGFGNYWSPNNPFMVGKLAMQDYGEWLQQFGEKYNPKLEYGLFATPYPAGGRKNVTTFGGSIFCIPVGSKHPDEAWEFIEWITGPYAQKKIAKVFTNMPPRVAVAKDPELLADVPILKFGLKLLEGPNAFGDIQIPVWAQYQEEMGRVEEQVTRGQMTAEAALKELQAKMQKELEKTLRK from the coding sequence ATGAGTATGAGGAAACAGAGTATTGCCGTGGGGCTCATCCTTATCTTGACTCTCTTGTGTTTTGCCGGTAGTGCCATGGCTAAGAAGGTCACAATAACCTACTGGACCGGGTGGGGTGGGTCTGAATTAGAGGATCTGAAAAAGATAATCGACGAGTTCAACAAGTCAAACCCGAGGGTGCAGGTTGAGACCACGACGATTTTTGGTGCATATGAGAAACTGCTCACGGCTATAGCGGGAGGACGGGCTCCTGACGTCGTCTCGGCAGTCTGGGCCTCGCAACTTGCGGCACTTGCCCACAATGGCGGGATTATGCCGCTTGATAAGTATGTAAGTAAATCGGATAAGGTCAAGGCAGGAGATTTCTTCCCGTCCCTCTGGAAATCATTCCATTATAATGGCAAGCTCTATGGTCTCGCTGCGACTACTAACACCAACTTCGTGGCATACAATAAGGCCATGTTCAAGGAAGTGGGACTTGATCCCGCCAAACCGCCTGAAATGTTGAATGAACTAGAGGCATATGCCAAGAAGCTCACCAAATGGGATACGCAAAAGAACATAACCCGGCTCGGTTATCTTCCCGCAGGCATCTGGAAATGGGCTCTGGTCTTCGGCGGCGATTGGTATGATGAAGACAAGAAACAGATAACTGCTGACAATCCCAAGAATGTGGAAGCTCTCAAATGGCTGGGCAAATATTGGGCTGAATATGGCGTTGACAGTCTCCAGAAGTTTACGGCCGGGTTTGGTAACTATTGGAGCCCCAACAACCCCTTTATGGTTGGGAAGCTCGCTATGCAGGATTATGGCGAATGGCTCCAGCAGTTTGGGGAGAAATATAATCCCAAACTGGAATATGGTCTCTTTGCTACGCCTTATCCTGCCGGGGGAAGGAAGAACGTCACGACCTTCGGGGGTAGCATCTTCTGCATACCAGTCGGAAGCAAACATCCCGATGAAGCATGGGAATTCATCGAATGGATAACTGGCCCGTACGCGCAGAAGAAGATAGCAAAAGTGTTCACCAACATGCCTCCCAGAGTGGCTGTCGCCAAGGACCCAGAACTTCTGGCGGATGTACCCATCTTGAAGTTCGGGTTGAAACTCCTCGAGGGCCCCAACGCCTTCGGAGATATCCAGATCCCTGTCTGGGCGCAATATCAGGAAGAGATGGGGAGGGTTGAGGAGCAGGTGACACGCGGGCAGATGACTGCAGAGGCTGCTCTAAAGGAACTGCAGGCGAAGATGCAGAAGGAATTGGAGAAGACCCTCCGCAAGTAG
- a CDS encoding sugar ABC transporter permease encodes MLGGFRGQRARNLANGLLFISPWIIGFLIFTIYPIAASFYYSFTEFNILQPPDWVGLAGYKALVFEDPLFWISIKNTLFMLVFGLPPSLLLALFLAVLLNQNVKGKAFFRTVFYLPSILPAVATAMLWMWIFNPQYGLINVLLKILFGIEGPGWLVDARWSKPAFVVMGLWGVGGSMVIFLAGLQSIPQQLYEAAEIDGANAWNQFWNITFPMLSPTVFFNLIMGTIGMFQYFTAPYIMTRGVGSNVPPGSPLNSTLFYALYLFQNAFAYFKMGYASAMAWILFLLIVLATIFIFRSSARWVYYEGR; translated from the coding sequence ATGCTCGGTGGATTTCGCGGACAGAGGGCCAGAAACCTTGCAAATGGATTGCTTTTCATCAGCCCATGGATAATAGGATTTCTCATTTTCACCATCTATCCGATAGCGGCATCGTTTTACTATAGCTTTACAGAATTTAACATTTTGCAGCCTCCCGATTGGGTGGGTCTGGCAGGATATAAAGCTCTCGTTTTTGAGGACCCACTTTTCTGGATCTCCATCAAGAACACTCTTTTCATGCTAGTTTTCGGCCTGCCGCCATCGCTCTTATTGGCTTTGTTTCTTGCGGTCCTTCTAAATCAGAATGTGAAGGGCAAAGCATTCTTCCGCACGGTATTTTATTTGCCATCCATACTTCCAGCCGTCGCCACGGCAATGCTGTGGATGTGGATATTCAATCCCCAGTATGGGCTCATCAATGTACTGCTGAAAATCCTTTTCGGCATAGAAGGGCCAGGATGGCTTGTGGATGCCAGGTGGTCAAAACCCGCCTTCGTTGTGATGGGGCTTTGGGGTGTTGGAGGTTCCATGGTGATATTCCTGGCTGGACTTCAGAGCATTCCCCAGCAGCTCTATGAGGCCGCTGAAATAGACGGCGCCAATGCGTGGAACCAATTCTGGAATATCACATTTCCAATGTTGAGTCCGACAGTGTTCTTTAACCTCATCATGGGGACTATAGGGATGTTCCAGTACTTTACAGCGCCCTATATCATGACTCGAGGTGTAGGGAGTAATGTGCCACCCGGGAGTCCACTCAATTCGACCTTATTCTATGCTCTTTATCTATTCCAGAACGCCTTCGCGTATTTCAAGATGGGCTATGCTTCCGCTATGGCATGGATTCTGTTCCTGCTAATAGTACTAGCTACGATTTTCATATTCAGGTCCTCTGCGCGATGGGTTTATTATGAGGGAAGATAG
- a CDS encoding carbohydrate ABC transporter permease, whose protein sequence is MAVSKQSRQYLRAARWIQERGIVYLALIAMGIIFILPFFWLVSTSLKPDDQLFKFPPIWIPKPMMWSNYPRALTYIPFWLYLKNTLIIAIPSTLGLLISSSVVAYGFSRIKWPGRDAVFFLAICTMMLPYQVTMIPLFIVFRNLGWVGTFKPLIIPSFFGGAFYIFLLRQFYMTLPMELSDAARIDGCSEFGIYSRIILPLSKPALATVGLFSFMGHWNDFLAPLIYLEDDTKYTLALGLQQFQRQFGMEWGMLMAMSVVISLPIIVLFFFTQRTFVQGIALTGMKG, encoded by the coding sequence ATGGCAGTCTCAAAACAATCTAGACAATATCTGCGAGCGGCGAGATGGATTCAGGAAAGAGGAATTGTCTACCTGGCTTTGATAGCCATGGGCATAATCTTTATATTGCCCTTCTTCTGGCTTGTCTCAACATCCCTCAAACCTGATGACCAGCTCTTCAAATTTCCGCCTATATGGATTCCGAAGCCAATGATGTGGAGCAATTATCCAAGGGCCCTCACATATATTCCATTTTGGCTCTACCTCAAGAATACACTGATAATCGCCATCCCATCAACGCTTGGGCTTTTGATATCGTCATCCGTCGTGGCCTATGGTTTCTCCAGGATAAAGTGGCCCGGGAGAGATGCCGTATTTTTCCTTGCGATCTGCACCATGATGCTTCCCTACCAGGTCACCATGATCCCTCTCTTCATCGTATTTCGCAACCTAGGCTGGGTAGGAACATTCAAACCCCTGATTATACCATCATTCTTCGGGGGCGCATTCTATATCTTCTTGCTCCGGCAGTTCTACATGACGCTTCCTATGGAACTTTCGGACGCCGCCAGGATCGACGGTTGCTCGGAATTCGGGATCTATAGTCGTATAATACTGCCGCTCTCCAAGCCCGCCCTTGCGACTGTCGGCCTTTTCAGCTTTATGGGCCATTGGAATGACTTCCTTGCTCCTCTTATCTACCTCGAGGATGATACCAAGTATACACTGGCTTTGGGGTTACAGCAGTTTCAAAGGCAATTCGGAATGGAGTGGGGCATGCTAATGGCTATGTCTGTAGTGATATCCTTGCCCATCATAGTGCTTTTCTTCTTCACCCAGCGCACCTTCGTCCAAGGTATAGCGCTTACAGGCATGAAGGGGTAG